The genomic stretch gataaaatagagagagaaataatCAAAGAACTATTGGAATCAGTGGTGAACAGCATGGTTATGGAAGCCTGGAAGGGTGTAGGAGCATAGGGAAGGAACTAATTTAACCAAGAGGTTAGAGGAGACATTTAGGAGGTAGCACAAAAATGTGGGTGtatggagttggagagatggctcagatgttaagagcattggctgctcttccagtggtcatgagttcaattcccagtaaccacatggtggctcacaaccatctgtaatgagatctggtgccctcttctggcctgcaggcatacatgcaggcagaccactatacataataaatacatctttttaaaatgaggGCGTCTACAAAGAgctaagaaacaggaaagaaagcagcTACTGCAAGGTATGTGGTGTTCCTCTTTAGATTCCTGTTCATAGCCCATTGACTGAAAAAATCCTGGGAATTTGGAGGTGGTATTAAGGAGATAACAATATAACTAAAGTACTAATTCAAAAGGACCTAAAATTAACTCATTACACCTTCCTCCCTACAGGAATCCTTTACATCACTTCCACCTAATAAAATTACAACTTCAGTCTCCATTTAAACCTTACTTAATATATCCATCTCAGCCTCTACTTCTATCTCAGATAACTATTCAAAATGTATAGCATCTTTGTTGGAAGCATTGCCTTAAggtctaggaaaaaaaacaactacGTTTTTAGAGGTCATATGTGTTGGTTGACCTTCACAGCTCAATAGATGAATTAAAATACTCTCACACAAGCAGTCTTTCATTCTGTACCAACAAAGTGCAGAATTTTAGAAGCTGATAGAATGAGGTCAAGGGTTATTCCTAGAAGAGCAGACTAAATTCCCATCTGTGAAAAGTGCTTTAGGATTTCTCATGGCTTAGAGAGTTGCTAGAAAAGTCTCCTTTCCAGCCCAATAGTTCTACAAAGGAGAATAGAAGATGGAACCATTGAAGAAAAACCACACCTTAAGCtctgaatttattattttaggcTTTGGGGACCTGGCTGAACTGCAGATACTCTTTTTTGGACTCTTTCTAGTTATGCATCTCATCACTCTAGTAGGCCATACAACTATTGTGCTCATCACCCTCATTGATACCTGTCTCCAGACAcccatgtatttcttccttcGGAATCTATCTGCCATTGAAATTTGTTACATATTAGTTATTGTTCCTAACATGCTGGCCAATTTCCTGTCCAAAAACCAGCGAATGCCCATCCTGGGATGTGCTCTGCAAATGCACCTCTTCATTGCCCTGGGTGGAGCAGAGTGTTTCCTCCTTGCTGCTATGGCCTATGACCGTTTTGTGGCCATCTGCAACCCCCTGCGTTACACACTCATCATCACCAGAGCACTCTGTCTGCAGATGTTGGCTCTGGCATGCATCAGTGGTTTTACACTTTCACTCACCCTTACCACACTGATATTCCTTCTGCCCTTCTGTCAGTCCCATGTCATCAACCATTTTTTCTGTGACATTCCTGCTGTTCTATTCTTAGCCTGTTCTGACACACGGGCCAATGAGATTGCAGTCTTCCTTGTCTGCATGCTGATTCTGTTGATACCCTTTATGTTGATCCTGTTTTCCTATGGATTCATTATTGCTGCCATCCTCAGAATCCATTCATCAGAAGGCAGGAACAAAGCTTTTTCCACCTGTGCTGGCCACCTACTAGTCTCCGTTATGCACTATGGCTGTGCAATATTCATCTACATTCGTCCCAAGTCCTGCTACACCCCGGAACAGGATAAAATTGTGTCCTTAATCTATACCAATGTGACCCCAATGCTCTACCCCATGATCTATAGCTTGAGGAACAAAGAAGTCAAAGGTGCCCTCAGGAGACTCCTAGTGAGCCACAACTAATGAGCTGGCAGCCCAGTACAAGTTGAAAGGGAAGGTACAGCCCAACATCTCTAACCAGACCCTTTTTTCAACAACTCAGCCATCTCATTGAACACTTTGTACACCCATGCTCTCATTTGGGACTTCTACATGGTTCTGGGAGCACGTGGAACTTACTGCTCACTTTTCTGTATTTGGGAAGATGAAATGAGTCTTAGAGATCTTTTGAGGTGTGGAAAGGAATTCATAGTTGCCTATGACTTGGAAAATCACTAGAATATTCTGCATTTTTAGATGCTTTTCTGTTTGCCATCATAAACAATTTGATCCATCATCAGGAGCACTGCCAGAGAGGACACTGATGAGCAAGAAGGTGATAGGATAACCCAAAAAAGCTTTTCTGGCTAAAGAACCAAGGagaatataaatataagaaaCTTCCCAATCAAAACTAGGTAGAGTTATAAATGAATAAGCAGCCCAGAATCTGAATTCCTGTGCCACCAAAAGATAGCTTAGACATTGCTTGAGAAACAATGCCAAGTGAAGCAGCAACACTAACATTTCCAGTGACAATGTTGAGGATCTGCAATCTGCCTACACTGTGATCTACCCTCAACATCCCCAACATCCTCCCTAAGGCACTTATGTATGGGATTTATTTCCTTCCACTCTAGGCCAAATGACCCCTCATTGTTCACATCTTGCTAAAGGACAAACCTGAACTTTAACGCCATGTAGGCTGCCCATAACTGATCCAGCAACTGAAGGAGGTATCCCTTCTCTATTACCACATGTGCTTATGAATTTTTAGTGCTATAACTATTTATATGCCTCCATTACCAGCCTGGAAGCTCCTTGGAAGTGAAAACTATGATTAATTTCTATTATCCTAGCACCTAGGACATAACAGGTACTTAAGAAATGGTCATTTTGCTGAACTTTGAAATTCCATGAGCTTTGGAACAGGGATGTCTTCAGATGTTAATTGATtgtatgcttctctctctctctttttgtgtgtattgtgtttgtacacgtgttcatgtgtgtgaagatacatgtgtatgtatgagtatatgCATGTAAAGGTACATGCATGGGGGGCAGGTACATGCATTTATGTGAATGTAGAGGACAGAGAGCAACCTTGGGGTATTCTCATTTCACATTCCTCAtgtgctgtttattttttttttttgagaaaaggtcactcactggccttgagctcagcaAGTCAGTTAGACTGGATAGTCAGTGGGCCCTagtgatctacctgtctatctttCCTGCTCTGAGGCTACAAGCACATGCCATTATGTTTAGATTTTTAATGTGTCCTAGGGATCAAATCAGGTCCTTGTGCTCATGCACTTTACtaactaagctatctctccagcctttaaaGCTCTTTAATAGCCTATCTAATTGAGATGTCACCCATGACTCAGGGACAAAAATTAAGTGTACTGAttatgagaaaagattttctaattcCATTCCCACCCTACAGACTGGACTACATGCTATTGATGCTGTGATTCCCTCTACCATAACACTTAAAAAGAGATATATCTTGAATTAATGAGCACCTCAATTGTCCAGGCACTGGATTCAACACTGGGAATACAGAAAAGTTGAAAACAAGTTTCCTGTCCTCAAGGAGCTGGCAAACTAGCCTGTGCTATTAGACACTGAAACAATCAATTTTAATACAATGGTTACTTCCTGTTTGTTCATCCCTCCCATCAAATATGGTAACCCTCATTTGTCTTGAGGGAGTTTGGCCCCTTGTTGGACCcttcattaaacaaataaacatgaccatggcaaccttTCTCTAGACTTTGTATTCAATCAACAATTCATTTTTGTGTGGATAGAACTGAAAAAGCATTCCTAAATAAGACATGGAATAGAAAGTTTATGAACACTACCTATCTACAACCTTGTTCAGCCTTTTCAGTTTATCCTTCCTATAAGCTTTGTCATGATGCCTAAGCTCTGAGTCTTCCCTTGGAAGCACCAAAGGTTCAGAGATAGAGTTATTGTACCTGAAAGAACAGTAACAACGAACAATATAGGTTTGTGGGGAAAATAGTCCTCTACATCCTGGCCAAAAAGTAACACCATTTTGCAGCTGAGCACCATTTAGTTGTTTTGTATACCGAGGCTGTGTGCCTACTACAGCAAACACAGCCATCTGTCCAATAGTTTGGCAGTGTGCATATTGTAAACTTtgaaatttctctcttttttgtattGAATACAAAGTCTAGAGAaaggttgccatggtcatgtttatttgtttaatgaagGGTCCAACAAGGGGCCAAACTCCCTCAATTCTTGCATTTAACTTAACCCATGTGGTACTTTAACTAGAAAAAAGCAAAGTAATAGAAACTCAAGTGGCCTTAGCCTCAGCCATTCAAAATCGACAAAGTTTCTTTTTCATAATATAAAGAATCCTGAGTATGTTGCAGTAGCtcgaataaatacataaaaaacatTGAATTTTTTCATCTATtgattttttaagaaatttaaacagaTTTTTTGGGGAATAAATTTATACACAGAAAGTTAATTTATGTAACAAATTAGCCATATTGTTatctttttaaatcttgtttcaaaatcccagcacaattcttcacagaccttgaaagaacaatactcaactttatagggACCTTTGAAATTTCTAACGAAGACAAAGATGTCATATATGGCCCCTATACACATACAGTTCCCTTCTAggtcttatttatttctttcatcttctGGGAGCAATATAAGTTTAGAGCTCTATAAATTAAGAACTTGGTAGGCATAGGTTGGCAATGTCAACAAATGCAGTTACCTATAAGCTATCTAATACTCTGTAGTTAACTAATTTACTTGTCAAGCTGGACTTGTTGAAATCATTCTATATTCTCTGTTGTCCCAATTCAGAGGCCAGAATTTATTGTACATCTCTCCAGAAAATTAACACTATCAGATCCTGAGAAAAAACCTCAACATACCCACATATGATTCAGGGTGGAGAGTTCAGGGAAATTTCAGGGTGTTCATACTCTTCTGTGTGATATGGAGTATTTTGAGTACTTGATGAGTACGTTCTGCTGTGAGTATGAACATGCACTCAAAACATCTAACAGACTAGGGAGAATATACAGCAATCTCTGAAAGTATTACTATGGGTTAAGATTGTAGGAAATGTGTGGCTGTGGTATGGCATGACCCCCTTCTTTGGGCAATAGAACATGCTGCTGAAGTGAGGCTATTTTCTTAGGTATTGTGATATTTTGAGtgcattctgacaataaagtttgttttgagttagagggtggagctagccactatcTGGctaaaattaaccatagaggtcttggAGGACTGATGACAAATAAGAGACAAGAAGTAGTAAGgcagggctgagagaggatctcagATTTTTTTGGATTGAGGAACcagagaggaggtcactggtggcTTCTCCATCGCTCCCtggatcattcaggttcttaccccaatatctgacacctgattttttattgaaaaagaataaatagataaacactTAAGAAGAAAATTTCTCAGCCTCTGAATTAGCTTTTGACTTGACAAGAAAATTAGATATAAGGAGACAGTATGGAGAAAAGTACTCGGTATTCCTGCCATCGCTAGACTCAACAGTTAGTTTCTTGTCCAGTACATCACTGGACTGTATCTTCTCTGATCCTGTTGTGAAAAGTATCCATTTAATGTCTCCCTGTTCTCTgggaaaatagatttctttcatatCCTAAAAATAATTGTAATTATGGAGTGAATATATGAGGACTTGGGATCTTCTGCTTCTTTGCTTGTACTGTTTTATCATATAGTCtttatatatgtgtttctttgtgtccga from Cricetulus griseus strain 17A/GY chromosome X, alternate assembly CriGri-PICRH-1.0, whole genome shotgun sequence encodes the following:
- the LOC100767521 gene encoding olfactory receptor 10K1, whose translation is MEPLKKNHTLSSEFIILGFGDLAELQILFFGLFLVMHLITLVGHTTIVLITLIDTCLQTPMYFFLRNLSAIEICYILVIVPNMLANFLSKNQRMPILGCALQMHLFIALGGAECFLLAAMAYDRFVAICNPLRYTLIITRALCLQMLALACISGFTLSLTLTTLIFLLPFCQSHVINHFFCDIPAVLFLACSDTRANEIAVFLVCMLILLIPFMLILFSYGFIIAAILRIHSSEGRNKAFSTCAGHLLVSVMHYGCAIFIYIRPKSCYTPEQDKIVSLIYTNVTPMLYPMIYSLRNKEVKGALRRLLVSHN